One window from the genome of Pseudonocardia hierapolitana encodes:
- a CDS encoding endonuclease/exonuclease/phosphatase family protein, with product MRVLTLNVLAPAYHGWDRRRRALVAGIRALAPDVIALQEVVDVPDLLGPGWHEVWHSRRGEGGDGAALASRWPIGEVHEIDGRVTPRARDLPWSGTVVAEVRAPEPFLVVHHKPLYRLDGERERELQAVAAARLVETVAPDPDRHVVLLGDFDARPDSASMRFWTGRQSLDAMSVCYHDAWETVHGDEPGHTFTPENPLVQAGGFHLVRGRRIDYVLVRGRPQGPTLQVVSCERALVEPVDGVQASDHYGVVADLVVPERPPGTQGTL from the coding sequence ATGCGCGTCCTCACCCTGAACGTCCTCGCGCCCGCCTACCACGGCTGGGACCGGCGCCGCCGGGCGCTCGTGGCCGGGATCCGCGCCCTCGCCCCCGACGTCATCGCCCTCCAGGAGGTCGTGGACGTCCCCGACCTGCTGGGACCGGGCTGGCACGAGGTGTGGCACTCCCGCCGCGGCGAGGGCGGCGACGGGGCCGCGCTCGCCAGCCGCTGGCCGATCGGGGAGGTGCACGAGATCGACGGCCGCGTCACCCCGCGCGCCCGTGACCTCCCGTGGTCCGGCACGGTTGTCGCCGAGGTGCGCGCGCCGGAACCGTTCCTCGTCGTGCACCACAAGCCGCTCTACCGGCTCGACGGCGAACGGGAGCGGGAGCTGCAGGCCGTCGCCGCGGCGCGGCTCGTCGAGACGGTGGCCCCCGACCCGGACCGGCACGTGGTGCTGCTCGGCGACTTCGACGCCCGCCCCGACTCCGCGAGCATGCGGTTCTGGACCGGCCGGCAGTCCCTGGACGCCATGAGCGTCTGCTACCACGACGCATGGGAGACGGTGCACGGCGACGAGCCCGGCCACACCTTCACACCGGAGAACCCGCTGGTCCAGGCGGGCGGGTTCCACCTCGTCCGTGGCCGGCGGATCGACTACGTGCTGGTGCGCGGCCGCCCGCAGGGCCCGACCCTGCAGGTGGTCTCCTGCGAGCGGGCGCTCGTCGAGCCCGTCGACGGCGTACAGGCGAGCGACCACTACGGCGTCGTCGCGGACCTCGTCGTGCCCGAGCGGCCGCCGGGGACACAGGGCACCCTGTGA
- a CDS encoding DinB family protein yields the protein MDQRADVVAKADLHRYLQAGRDALLSKLDGLGERDVRRPLTPTGTNLLGLVKHLAAMELGYFGEVFDRPFEVPGPWFGADAEPNADMYATADESREYIVDLYRRSCALSDATIEELPLDAAGHVPWWGEPRVTLHRVLVHMIAETHRHAGHADIVRELVDGTAGMRRPGDNMADGDAAWWAAYRDRLERLAGG from the coding sequence ATGGATCAACGGGCGGACGTGGTCGCGAAGGCCGATCTCCACCGCTACCTGCAGGCCGGCCGCGACGCGTTGCTGTCGAAGCTCGACGGGCTCGGCGAGCGCGACGTCCGCAGGCCGCTGACCCCCACCGGCACCAACCTGCTCGGGCTGGTCAAGCACCTCGCCGCCATGGAGCTCGGGTACTTCGGCGAGGTGTTCGACCGCCCCTTCGAGGTGCCCGGACCGTGGTTCGGCGCGGACGCAGAACCCAACGCGGACATGTACGCGACGGCCGACGAGTCGCGCGAGTACATCGTCGACCTCTACCGCCGGTCGTGCGCGCTGTCGGACGCCACGATCGAGGAGCTCCCCCTGGACGCGGCCGGGCACGTGCCCTGGTGGGGCGAACCCCGCGTCACCCTGCACCGCGTCCTCGTGCACATGATCGCCGAGACCCACCGCCACGCCGGGCACGCCGACATCGTGCGGGAGCTGGTCGACGGCACGGCCGGCATGCGACGGCCGGGCGACAACATGGCCGACGGCGACGCGGCCTGGTGGGCCGCCTACCGGGATCGGCTCGAGCGGCTGGCCGGTGGCTGA
- a CDS encoding Uma2 family endonuclease: MTIQPVAPLHLLTVAEYLVIVEVLSPGSKRTDHVLKRSEYADAGIPHYWIIDIDPPVSLLACHLAGEFGYADDGAVTGAFTTAEPFPVEIDLDALL; this comes from the coding sequence ATGACGATCCAGCCCGTCGCCCCGCTGCACCTGCTGACCGTGGCCGAGTACCTCGTGATCGTGGAGGTGCTGTCTCCCGGGTCGAAGCGCACGGACCACGTCCTCAAGCGCAGCGAATACGCCGACGCCGGCATCCCGCACTACTGGATCATCGACATCGACCCGCCGGTCTCGCTGCTCGCCTGCCACCTCGCCGGAGAGTTCGGGTACGCCGACGACGGAGCCGTTACCGGCGCCTTCACGACCGCGGAGCCGTTCCCCGTTGAGATCGACCTCGACGCGCTGCTCTGA
- a CDS encoding iron chaperone gives MDAAVQAYVDGIDPGFRPLFDRVHRLIREQHPDAAVVLSYKMPTYVVGTRRLHVGVWRHGVSLYGWGQEAVAAFTARHPELRTSKGTIQLRPADAAAVSDDELRSLIHAALGD, from the coding sequence GTGGACGCTGCGGTTCAGGCTTACGTCGATGGCATCGACCCCGGGTTCCGCCCGCTGTTCGACCGCGTGCACCGGCTGATCCGCGAGCAGCATCCCGACGCCGCCGTCGTCCTCTCCTACAAGATGCCGACGTACGTGGTGGGCACGCGCCGGCTCCACGTCGGTGTGTGGCGGCACGGCGTGTCGCTCTACGGCTGGGGCCAGGAGGCCGTCGCCGCCTTCACCGCCCGGCACCCGGAGCTCCGGACCAGCAAGGGGACGATCCAGCTGCGGCCGGCGGACGCTGCCGCCGTCTCCGACGACGAGCTCCGCAGTCTGATCCACGCCGCGTTGGGGGACTGA
- a CDS encoding GYD domain-containing protein, translated as MTKFAAFFSYKPETWNQMLMKPGDRTAAVRDLASAVGGSLESMYFMFGERDGFVVFDVPDRNAAAAVAIAVNSSGAFSHMETRELISPDDLPAVLEKAASARESYRPPGQ; from the coding sequence ATGACCAAGTTCGCAGCGTTCTTCAGCTACAAGCCGGAGACGTGGAACCAGATGCTGATGAAGCCGGGGGACCGCACGGCCGCGGTCCGGGATCTCGCGTCCGCCGTCGGCGGATCTCTGGAGTCGATGTACTTCATGTTCGGTGAACGCGACGGGTTCGTCGTCTTCGACGTCCCGGACCGGAACGCCGCTGCCGCCGTCGCCATCGCCGTGAACAGCAGCGGGGCGTTCTCGCACATGGAGACGCGCGAGCTCATCTCGCCGGACGACCTGCCGGCGGTGCTGGAGAAGGCCGCGAGCGCACGGGAGTCCTACCGGCCGCCGGGGCAGTGA
- a CDS encoding SDR family NAD(P)-dependent oxidoreductase produces the protein MPPTSAPRSVVVTGGGRGVGRAVVERLLRDGAHVVAIELDAGALDWLAAHPRAAGVAGSAADEAVTEAAADRAEHAAPLTGWVNNAAVFRDASVHTAPAREVLDLVHTNLAPAVVGATTAVRRFLAAGTGGAIVNVSSHQAQRAVPGCTPYVTAKAAIEGLTRALAVEYGPRGVRVNAVALGSIATERYEAYLDDLGHSGAAHVEEEMRRIHPLGRVGAAAEVASVIAHLLSDDASYVTGATVPVDGGRSVLARDPEAHET, from the coding sequence GTGCCACCCACCAGCGCGCCCCGGTCCGTCGTCGTCACCGGAGGCGGTCGCGGCGTCGGCAGGGCGGTCGTCGAACGGCTTCTGCGCGACGGTGCGCACGTGGTCGCGATCGAGCTCGATGCGGGCGCCCTCGACTGGCTCGCCGCCCATCCCCGCGCCGCCGGCGTAGCGGGCAGCGCCGCCGACGAGGCCGTCACCGAGGCGGCCGCCGATCGCGCCGAGCACGCCGCGCCGCTCACGGGCTGGGTCAACAACGCCGCCGTCTTCCGCGACGCGTCGGTGCACACCGCACCGGCGCGCGAGGTACTCGACCTCGTCCACACCAACCTCGCCCCGGCCGTCGTCGGCGCCACCACCGCGGTGCGCCGGTTCCTCGCGGCGGGCACCGGCGGCGCGATCGTCAACGTCTCCTCCCACCAGGCCCAGCGCGCCGTGCCGGGCTGCACCCCCTACGTCACCGCGAAGGCGGCGATCGAGGGCCTCACGCGCGCGCTCGCCGTCGAGTACGGGCCGCGCGGCGTGCGGGTGAACGCCGTGGCGCTCGGCTCGATCGCCACCGAGCGGTACGAGGCGTACCTCGACGATCTCGGTCACTCCGGCGCCGCGCACGTCGAGGAGGAGATGCGGAGGATCCACCCGCTCGGCCGGGTCGGGGCGGCGGCGGAGGTGGCGTCGGTGATCGCGCACCTGCTGTCCGACGACGCCTCGTACGTCACCGGCGCCACGGTGCCGGTGGACGGCGGCCGTTCGGTGCTCGCCCGAGACCCGGAAGCGCATGAGACCTGA
- the ectA gene encoding diaminobutyrate acetyltransferase — protein sequence MAAPVGSPDRTRPNIGEQLTIGHPEVADGVACWRLAEATGVLDLNSRYAYLLWCRDFAATSVVARHDGNVVGFVTGFRRPEEPSALVVWQVGVDAAVRGQGVAAAMLDALFDRVPGVDHLEATVTPDNTGSIALFSRFAERRAAPVRHSELFGAELLGDGHAPEILFRIGPVHR from the coding sequence ATGGCCGCACCTGTTGGATCCCCCGACCGCACACGTCCAAACATCGGGGAACAGCTGACGATCGGTCACCCGGAGGTCGCCGACGGGGTCGCGTGCTGGCGCCTGGCGGAGGCCACCGGGGTTCTCGATCTGAACTCCCGATACGCCTACCTGTTGTGGTGTCGTGATTTCGCCGCCACGTCGGTGGTGGCGCGCCACGACGGGAACGTGGTCGGGTTCGTCACCGGGTTCCGTCGGCCGGAGGAGCCGTCCGCGCTGGTCGTCTGGCAGGTCGGCGTGGACGCCGCGGTGCGCGGTCAAGGCGTGGCCGCGGCGATGCTCGACGCGCTGTTCGACCGCGTGCCCGGGGTGGATCACCTCGAGGCCACCGTCACCCCCGACAACACCGGGTCGATCGCCCTCTTCAGCCGATTCGCCGAGCGGCGTGCCGCTCCGGTGCGGCACAGCGAGCTGTTCGGCGCAGAACTGCTCGGCGACGGCCACGCACCAGAGATCTTGTTTCGGATCGGACCGGTCCACCGCTGA
- the ectB gene encoding diaminobutyrate--2-oxoglutarate transaminase, which yields METTVFDDLESEVRSYCRSWPVVFDTAKGSRITDIDGKNYLDFFAGAGALNYGHNPPELKAPLMEYLARDGITHGLDMYTVAKGEFLRTFEDVVLKPRGLDYKVQFPGPTGANTVESALKLARKITGRESMINFTNGFHGMTLGALSVTGNSMKRGGAGVPLVHATPMPFDNYFDGTVPDFLWFEKLLGDAGSGLNEPAGVIVETVQGEGGINPARVEWLQALEDLCRRNGLILIVDDVQMGVGRTGPFFSFEAAGIKPDIVCLSKSISGYGLPMALTLIKPELDQWGPGEHNGTFRGHNPAFVTATAALREFWTDDTLERSTIAKGERVAEALAALAAASEGVELTPKGRGLARGLSFSQPELAAKACAAAFERGLIIETAGPTDEVMKLMPPLTITDAELEEGLAVVSESVRAVTEGMSA from the coding sequence GTGGAAACGACCGTCTTCGACGACCTGGAGTCCGAGGTCCGCAGTTACTGCCGCAGCTGGCCGGTGGTATTCGACACCGCCAAGGGGTCGCGGATCACCGACATCGACGGCAAAAACTATCTGGATTTCTTCGCCGGCGCCGGCGCGCTCAACTACGGGCACAACCCGCCGGAGCTCAAAGCACCGCTCATGGAGTACCTCGCGCGGGACGGCATCACCCACGGCCTCGACATGTACACCGTGGCCAAGGGTGAGTTCCTGCGGACGTTCGAGGACGTCGTGCTGAAACCGCGGGGGCTCGACTACAAGGTCCAGTTCCCCGGGCCGACCGGCGCCAACACCGTCGAGTCGGCCCTCAAGCTGGCGCGCAAGATCACCGGTCGCGAGTCGATGATCAACTTTACGAACGGGTTCCACGGCATGACGCTGGGTGCCCTGTCCGTCACCGGGAACTCGATGAAACGCGGTGGGGCCGGTGTCCCGCTCGTACACGCCACCCCGATGCCGTTCGACAACTACTTCGACGGCACGGTCCCGGACTTCCTGTGGTTCGAGAAGCTGCTCGGCGACGCGGGCAGCGGCCTGAACGAGCCCGCAGGCGTCATCGTCGAGACGGTGCAGGGCGAGGGCGGCATCAACCCGGCCCGCGTCGAGTGGCTGCAGGCGCTGGAGGACCTGTGCCGGCGCAACGGCTTGATCCTGATCGTGGACGACGTGCAGATGGGCGTCGGCCGCACCGGCCCGTTCTTCTCGTTCGAGGCCGCAGGCATCAAACCCGACATCGTCTGCCTGTCGAAGTCGATCAGCGGCTACGGCCTCCCGATGGCCCTCACGCTCATCAAGCCCGAGCTCGACCAGTGGGGGCCCGGCGAGCACAACGGCACGTTCCGCGGGCACAACCCCGCGTTCGTGACCGCCACCGCCGCGCTGCGCGAGTTCTGGACCGACGACACCCTCGAACGCTCCACCATCGCCAAGGGGGAGCGGGTGGCCGAGGCCCTCGCCGCGCTGGCGGCGGCCTCGGAAGGTGTGGAGCTCACGCCGAAGGGGCGCGGCCTCGCCCGCGGCCTGTCCTTCTCCCAGCCCGAGCTCGCCGCCAAGGCGTGCGCCGCGGCGTTCGAACGGGGGCTGATCATCGAGACCGCAGGCCCCACCGACGAGGTCATGAAACTCATGCCCCCGCTCACGATCACCGACGCCGAGCTGGAGGAGGGACTGGCCGTCGTCAGCGAGTCCGTCCGCGCCGTGACCGAAGGGATGTCCGCGTGA
- a CDS encoding ectoine synthase encodes MIVRTIEEITDTERDVKTEHWRSKRIVLAGDGVGFSLHETVLEAGSVNDFWYANHIEAVWIIEGEGELLDKDNDVTYQLGPGSVYVLNGHEHHQLRPRTQMRTVCVFNPPVTGREVHDENGVYPLIVEPAPAAEAS; translated from the coding sequence GTGATCGTCCGGACGATCGAGGAGATCACCGACACCGAGCGCGACGTCAAGACCGAGCACTGGCGGAGCAAGCGCATCGTGCTGGCCGGCGACGGCGTCGGGTTCTCGCTGCACGAGACCGTGCTCGAGGCCGGTTCGGTCAACGACTTCTGGTACGCCAACCACATCGAGGCGGTCTGGATCATCGAGGGCGAGGGCGAGCTCCTCGACAAGGACAACGACGTGACCTACCAGCTCGGGCCGGGCTCGGTCTACGTCCTGAACGGCCACGAGCACCACCAGCTGCGCCCGCGGACGCAGATGCGCACGGTGTGCGTGTTCAACCCGCCGGTGACCGGTCGCGAGGTGCACGACGAGAACGGCGTGTACCCGCTGATCGTCGAGCCCGCACCGGCGGCGGAGGCCTCCTGA
- a CDS encoding AMP-binding protein, translating into MNQEWLEGLVLGDVLRSRAETHGDAAFLKFRDGELSFAEVDVAADRYANGFAAEGVGRGHHVAVMLPNCPEFVPVIVALARLGAVAVPVNTAYRGELLRHVLDSADVSTLLIDAEFTDRLPEVLPVVPRPIRVIVRGQEPSLAVLGDGTIPMSRLLAHGADPVQGGARFSDLQAIMYTSGTTGRSKGAMVPHALAMACAYDSLDFLDRWGKTTYCPLPLFHAAGLWDGVFSSLLSGSPIGIVERFSASRFWDDVRYFDAQVTMSVFAMIPILLSAPAGPRDHDHPLETFYMGKSALDAPLLERFGVRSAETYTSTEVGIATGSPYGQWRLGSMGQAHAERFEVAVVDEDDREVPAGEPGELVVRPKQPFVITTGYYGMPEATARAFRNMWFHTGDRAWRDDDGYFYFLDRIADAIRRRGENISAFDIECEVNLHPEIVESAAFGVPSELGEEDVKLAVVRAPGSDLSAPGLAAYCAAKLPSFMVPRYIEFVGELPRTPTDKVAKHELRARGDQGITPGTWDREQAAPSTRASQASAAAEATPGRTA; encoded by the coding sequence ATGAACCAGGAGTGGCTGGAGGGCCTCGTGCTCGGCGACGTGCTCAGGTCGCGGGCCGAGACCCACGGGGACGCGGCGTTCCTGAAGTTCCGCGACGGCGAGCTGTCCTTCGCCGAGGTGGACGTCGCCGCCGACAGGTACGCGAACGGGTTCGCCGCCGAGGGCGTGGGTCGCGGCCACCACGTGGCGGTGATGCTGCCGAACTGCCCCGAGTTCGTGCCGGTGATCGTCGCGCTCGCGCGGCTCGGCGCGGTCGCGGTGCCGGTGAACACGGCGTACCGCGGGGAGCTGCTGCGGCACGTGCTGGACAGCGCCGACGTCTCGACGCTGCTGATCGACGCCGAGTTCACCGATCGGCTCCCGGAGGTGCTGCCGGTGGTCCCCCGGCCGATCCGGGTGATCGTCCGCGGGCAGGAGCCCTCGCTCGCCGTGCTCGGTGACGGCACGATCCCGATGTCGCGCCTGCTCGCGCACGGCGCCGACCCGGTGCAGGGCGGCGCGCGGTTCTCCGACCTGCAGGCGATCATGTACACGTCCGGCACCACGGGCCGTTCCAAGGGCGCGATGGTGCCGCACGCGTTGGCCATGGCCTGCGCGTACGACTCGCTGGACTTCCTCGACAGGTGGGGGAAGACGACGTACTGCCCGTTGCCGCTCTTCCACGCAGCCGGGCTGTGGGACGGCGTGTTCTCGTCGCTGCTGTCGGGCAGCCCGATCGGCATCGTGGAGCGGTTCAGCGCCTCGCGGTTCTGGGACGACGTGCGGTACTTCGACGCCCAGGTCACGATGAGCGTGTTCGCGATGATCCCGATCCTGCTGAGCGCGCCGGCCGGGCCCCGGGACCACGACCACCCCCTCGAGACGTTCTACATGGGCAAGTCCGCGCTCGACGCGCCGCTGCTCGAACGCTTCGGGGTCCGCTCGGCCGAGACCTACACCAGCACCGAGGTCGGCATCGCCACCGGCAGCCCGTACGGGCAGTGGCGCCTCGGCTCGATGGGACAGGCCCACGCGGAACGCTTCGAGGTCGCGGTCGTCGACGAGGACGACCGCGAGGTCCCGGCAGGCGAGCCGGGCGAGCTCGTGGTGCGGCCCAAGCAGCCGTTCGTGATCACCACCGGCTACTACGGCATGCCAGAGGCCACGGCGCGGGCGTTCCGCAACATGTGGTTCCACACCGGCGACCGGGCGTGGCGCGACGACGACGGCTACTTCTACTTCCTCGACCGGATCGCCGACGCCATCCGCAGGCGCGGCGAGAACATCTCGGCGTTCGACATCGAGTGCGAGGTCAACCTGCACCCGGAAATCGTCGAGTCCGCGGCGTTCGGCGTGCCGTCCGAGCTGGGCGAGGAGGACGTCAAGCTGGCGGTGGTGCGCGCGCCGGGGAGCGACCTGTCGGCGCCCGGGCTGGCCGCGTACTGCGCAGCCAAGCTGCCGTCGTTCATGGTGCCGCGCTACATCGAGTTCGTCGGCGAGCTGCCGCGCACCCCGACCGACAAGGTGGCCAAGCACGAGCTGCGCGCCAGGGGTGACCAGGGCATCACGCCGGGTACGTGGGACCGGGAGCAGGCCGCGCCGAGCACGCGGGCGAGCCAGGCATCCGCGGCCGCGGAGGCGACCCCGGGAAGGACGGCATGA
- a CDS encoding acyl-CoA dehydrogenase family protein: MNWEDTPEQAAFREEVRAFVRDRFPATYTPDPDAEQSLEPEDVWGYNWAVDRNSPDAARREGARAWAAALAERGWITPHWPVEYGGAGLSAMEEFILQEEMMRARVPTVNGIGAFLLGPTLLAHGTEAQRAEHLPPIARGERTWAQGFSEPGAGSDLAGLRTRAVRDGDHYVVDGQKVWTSLGHHADWLFVLVRTDPDAAPKHRGITFLLVDVDTPGVTVRPIRDIRGDAPFSEIFFEGARVPVANRVGEENRGWYVAMDALSFERAGIGATIKYEQAIARLVEHIGTPEGREHLREGWERGARQEIARRYVEMRVLYNIARYSVTNPVPGYEASVNQLFSAELHQRLARTGAHVFGRHGLLWQRRDAPLGAAFTHMRMDSVAATFLGGASEIQRNVIATRGLGLPRS, translated from the coding sequence ATGAACTGGGAGGACACCCCTGAGCAGGCGGCGTTCCGCGAGGAGGTGCGCGCGTTCGTCCGCGACCGGTTCCCGGCCACGTACACGCCGGACCCGGACGCCGAGCAGAGCCTCGAGCCGGAGGACGTCTGGGGCTACAACTGGGCGGTCGACCGCAACAGCCCGGATGCGGCGCGCCGGGAGGGCGCCCGCGCGTGGGCGGCCGCGCTCGCGGAACGCGGCTGGATCACGCCGCACTGGCCGGTGGAGTACGGCGGCGCCGGCCTGTCGGCGATGGAGGAGTTCATCCTCCAGGAGGAGATGATGCGGGCGCGGGTGCCGACGGTGAACGGCATCGGCGCCTTCCTGCTCGGTCCCACCCTGCTCGCCCACGGCACCGAGGCGCAGCGCGCCGAGCACCTGCCGCCGATCGCCCGCGGTGAGCGCACGTGGGCGCAGGGCTTCTCCGAGCCCGGCGCGGGCTCCGACCTGGCCGGCCTTCGCACGAGGGCGGTGCGCGACGGCGACCACTACGTGGTGGACGGGCAGAAGGTCTGGACCTCGCTCGGCCACCACGCCGACTGGCTGTTCGTGCTGGTCCGCACCGATCCGGACGCGGCGCCGAAGCACCGCGGGATCACATTCCTGCTCGTCGACGTCGACACGCCCGGCGTCACGGTCCGCCCGATCCGCGACATCCGCGGCGACGCGCCGTTCTCGGAGATCTTCTTCGAGGGTGCCCGCGTGCCCGTCGCCAACCGGGTCGGGGAGGAGAACCGGGGCTGGTACGTGGCGATGGACGCGCTCAGCTTCGAACGGGCCGGGATCGGGGCCACGATCAAGTACGAGCAGGCGATCGCCCGCCTCGTCGAGCACATCGGCACGCCCGAGGGGCGGGAGCACCTGCGGGAGGGCTGGGAGCGCGGCGCCCGGCAGGAGATCGCGCGGCGCTACGTCGAGATGCGGGTGCTGTACAACATCGCCCGCTACAGCGTGACCAACCCGGTGCCGGGCTACGAGGCCTCGGTCAACCAGCTCTTCAGCGCCGAGCTGCACCAGCGGCTCGCCCGCACCGGCGCCCACGTGTTCGGCCGGCACGGATTGCTGTGGCAGCGCCGGGACGCCCCGCTGGGCGCCGCCTTCACCCACATGCGCATGGACTCCGTGGCCGCCACCTTCCTCGGCGGCGCGTCGGAGATCCAGCGCAACGTCATCGCCACGCGGGGCCTCGGCCTGCCCCGTTCCTAG
- a CDS encoding enoyl-CoA hydratase/isomerase family protein has protein sequence MTEGLDVAVKDRVCWITLDRPKKLNSLTPEMMHGLRKVFTDIDDDPEVCVAVLQGAGEKGFCAGMDLDWSESLTKADRIEQGRLGEKTFSMMERLSIPVFAAVRGYAVGGGLELALGADFIVCADNAKMGLVEITLSARPPHQPKFMDGKEDPDQPEVGGSAPGWGGLKRLPARVGMARAKEMLFTGVQLDAQRALQIGLVNDVFPADEFDEKVAALAERIAAMNRYNLRLVKELVTAGYDWIEPHPS, from the coding sequence ATGACCGAAGGACTGGACGTCGCGGTCAAGGACCGCGTCTGCTGGATCACCCTCGACCGGCCGAAGAAGCTCAACTCCCTGACCCCGGAGATGATGCACGGCCTGCGGAAGGTCTTCACCGACATCGACGACGACCCCGAGGTCTGCGTCGCGGTGCTGCAAGGGGCGGGCGAGAAGGGGTTCTGCGCCGGCATGGACCTGGACTGGTCGGAGTCGCTCACCAAGGCCGACCGGATCGAGCAGGGCCGGCTCGGCGAGAAGACGTTCTCGATGATGGAGCGGCTCTCGATCCCGGTGTTCGCCGCGGTGCGCGGCTACGCCGTCGGCGGCGGGCTGGAGCTGGCACTGGGTGCGGACTTCATCGTCTGCGCGGACAACGCGAAGATGGGACTGGTGGAGATCACCCTCTCCGCCCGGCCGCCGCACCAGCCGAAGTTCATGGACGGCAAGGAGGACCCGGACCAGCCCGAGGTGGGCGGCAGTGCGCCCGGCTGGGGCGGGCTCAAGCGGCTGCCGGCCCGGGTCGGGATGGCGCGGGCCAAGGAGATGCTCTTCACGGGCGTGCAGCTCGACGCGCAGCGCGCGCTGCAGATCGGCCTGGTCAACGACGTGTTCCCGGCCGACGAGTTCGACGAGAAGGTGGCCGCGCTCGCCGAGCGGATCGCGGCGATGAACCGCTACAACCTCCGCCTGGTCAAGGAGCTGGTGACGGCCGGCTACGACTGGATCGAGCCGCACCCCAGCTGA
- a CDS encoding VOC family protein — protein MLKIYRIDHVAVATPDLDKQLALLEGLFGFHRTHVWDNPEAGVRGVRLAVPGAAGQAWVVLAPSGEGGALRKWLDEKGGRPGLHHVGAEVPDLDAAVAELDERGLKITDSVAGRWVEASLSPPEHGPGVLWRLRGPGNLAMLGDDEATAVRPVDPADGPTLGIRGIDHICQAFHDRDELSRWYSDLAGFVEVWRTADDEIPDMADLVLNIPGSSICWEVITGRGEDSFVDKFLARNGAAAHHVTFEVADWEAALAACRAHDIPTFDDEEGVKDGAAWKHTFIHPKHAGGVLVQLFWEERPGVWVRSDKISPAN, from the coding sequence ATGCTCAAGATCTACCGGATCGACCACGTCGCCGTCGCGACGCCGGACCTGGACAAGCAGCTCGCGCTCCTGGAGGGGCTCTTCGGCTTTCACCGCACCCACGTGTGGGACAACCCGGAGGCGGGCGTGCGGGGGGTCCGGCTCGCCGTTCCCGGCGCCGCGGGTCAGGCATGGGTGGTGCTCGCGCCGTCCGGCGAGGGCGGGGCACTGCGGAAATGGCTCGACGAGAAGGGCGGCCGCCCGGGGCTGCACCACGTCGGTGCCGAGGTGCCGGACCTGGACGCCGCGGTCGCCGAGCTCGACGAGCGCGGCCTGAAGATCACCGACTCGGTGGCGGGCCGCTGGGTGGAGGCGTCGCTGTCGCCACCCGAGCACGGACCCGGGGTGCTGTGGCGGCTGCGCGGGCCGGGCAACCTCGCGATGCTCGGTGACGACGAGGCGACGGCGGTCAGGCCCGTCGACCCCGCGGACGGCCCCACCCTCGGCATCCGCGGGATCGACCACATCTGCCAGGCCTTCCACGACCGCGACGAGCTGTCGCGCTGGTACTCCGACCTCGCAGGCTTCGTCGAGGTCTGGCGCACGGCCGACGACGAGATCCCCGACATGGCCGACCTCGTGCTCAACATCCCGGGCTCCAGCATCTGCTGGGAGGTGATCACCGGCCGCGGCGAGGACTCGTTCGTGGACAAGTTCCTCGCCCGCAACGGCGCCGCCGCTCACCACGTGACGTTCGAGGTGGCCGACTGGGAGGCCGCGCTGGCCGCCTGCCGCGCCCACGACATCCCGACCTTCGACGACGAGGAGGGCGTCAAGGACGGCGCGGCGTGGAAGCACACGTTCATCCACCCGAAGCACGCGGGCGGCGTGCTCGTGCAGCTGTTCTGGGAGGAACGGCCCGGCGTGTGGGTGCGCTCGGACAAGATCTCGCCGGCCAACTGA